Within the Streptomyces sp. NBC_00554 genome, the region TGTGCGCGCACCTCCGCACGGAGTCCCGACTGCTGACAGGGCGTCAGGCTACAGCTAATCTGACGGTCAGTCAGCTAGTGCGTTTCGGGTGCAGGGAGGCGTGAGATGCGCGGAGACCTGGAGTGGGGCAGCATCCCGGGACTGGTCCGGTCGGCGGCCGAACGGTACGCCGATGTCGAGGCGGTCGTCGACGGCCGTACGCGCATCTCGTACGAGGAGCTGGGCGCCCGCGTCGAACGCGCGGCGGCGGCCTGTCTCGCGAGCGGGGTGCGGCAGGGCGACCGGGTCGCGATCTGGGCCCCGAACACCCTCGACTGGATCGTCTCCGCCCTGGGCGCGGTGTCGGCGGGGGCGGTCCTGGTCCCGCTGAACACGCGCTTCAAGGGGACGGAAGCGGCGTACATACTGGCCCGCAGCAGGGCCCGGCTGCTGTTCGTGACGGGCACCTTCCTGGGCACGTCGTACGTGGCGTCGCTGCGGCGGGCCGCGGGGGAGGGGGAGGGCACGGGCCCGCTCCCCGGCCTCCCGCACCTGGAACAGGTGGTCGTGCTCTCGGACGACGCCCCCGCCGACTTCCGTACCTGGAAGGACTTCCTCGCGGGCGGGGAGGGAGTGGCGGCGGAGGAAGTACGGGAGCGGGAGGCGGCCCTCTCCGGAAGCTCCCCCTCCGACATCGTCTTCACGTCCGGGACGACGGGCCGTCCGAAGGGTGCGGTGATCACCCACGCGCAGACGCTTCGCGCGTACGCCGTGTGGAGCGAACTGTCGGGCCTCCGCGAGGGCGACCGCTACCTGATCGTGAACCCCTTCTTCCACACCTTCGGCTACAAGGCCGGGATCGTGGCCTGCCTGATGCGCGGCGCGACGATGGTCCCGCAGCCGGTGTTCAACGTGGACACGGTCCTCGCGAACGTGGCCTCGGAACGGATATCGGTCCTCCCCGGCCCGCCCACCCTCCACCAGTCCCTGCTGGACCACCCCTCCCGGGACGCGCACGACCTCTCGGCGCTGCGGCTGGTGGTGACGGGCGCGGCGGTGGTCCCTCTGCGGCTCGTCGAGCGCCTGAAGTCGGAGCTGAAGATCGAAACGGTCCTGACGGCGTACGGGCTCTCGGAGGCGAGCGGCATCGTCACGATGTGCCGCCGGGGGGACGCCCCCACCGTCATCGCCTCCACGTCGGGGCGGGCGATCCCGGACACGGAGGTACGGGTGGTCGGACCCTCGGGCGACCCGGTCGATGTCGGCTCCCCCGGGGAGATCCTGGTCCGCGGATTCAACGTCATGCAGGGCTACTTCGAGGACACGGAAGCGACGGCAGCCGTCCTCGGAACGGACGGCTGGCTCCGGACGGGCGACGTAGGCGTGCTGGACGCGGCCGGAAACCTCCGCATCACCGACCGCATCAAGGACATGTTCATCGTCGGCGGCTTCAACGCCTACCCCGCCGAGATCGAGCAACTCCTCGGCCTGCACCCGGACGTGGCCGACATCGCCGTGATCGGCGTACCGGACGGCCGCCTCGGCGAGGTCGGCAAGGCGTACGTGGTCCGCCGACCGGGCTCCGTGGCCACCGGCGACGACCTGATCGCCTGGTCACGACGCGAGATGGCGAACTACAAGGTGCCGCGGGTGGTGGAGTTCGTGGGGGAGCTGCCTCGGAATGCGAGTGGGAAGGTGGTTAAGGGGGAGTTGCGGGGGCGGTGAGCGGTTATGCGGGCCAGGCCGTGACCTGGAGGATGTAGACACACTCGTGCCGGGCAATGGCCAGGTAGAGGAACATCCCGCCGGGCACGTAAGCGGTCTGTACTCCTTCGCCGGCGCCCTGGTACGCGGTGCCGTCCAGGTAGAGGGCTTCAGCCGCTCGCGTGATTTCAGCGGCGCGCTTCTCCACTTCAGCGACAAAGGCAGGCGGTGCAGGGGTATCGCCACCGATGACGTGGGTTTCGTCCGGGTCGTACTCCCAGCGCCAACTACTCACGGGTGAGCGACTCCCGGGTGGAGGAGTGGAGCGTGCGGATCTCGTCCATGGCGCCGCGCCACGCGGGGTCATCCTGGTCGACGGTCTGTGCCGTGTATTCCGCGACCCGGAGCCGGGCAGCCGTGGAGGGGATCCTTGCGATTTCGACCGCGACGGCCCACGTTTCCAGGAACTGCATGATCGGCCCGAGGCTGCCTGTGCCGGCCGCCAGGGCGATGGCCTCGTCCTTCTGGCGCTCCATCTCGGCCAGCCGGTGTGGAGCGACCTGGGCCAGGGCCACACGTAGGGCGCCGGGTGTTCGTTCGGGCCGGGGGATGACGGGTCCGCCGGGTTCGATGTGCTGTGCGGTCATCCTCATCCTTCCCTGAGACTGCCTTTGGCCACGGTACGGCAGGTGAAGGTGGTGACGCAGGGTGTTTGACTCGTTGCACATGCCGGTGCGGTGAGGGGCGGGTCCGTCTTCCCTCCGCCTCGACCCAGGGCTCGCCCCGCAGGGTATGGGCTGCCGGGGGCGAGGTTGGAGGAGGTCGCGGGGTCGGTGCGGCTGGACGTGGCGATGGGGCCGAG harbors:
- a CDS encoding FadD3 family acyl-CoA ligase, whose translation is MRGDLEWGSIPGLVRSAAERYADVEAVVDGRTRISYEELGARVERAAAACLASGVRQGDRVAIWAPNTLDWIVSALGAVSAGAVLVPLNTRFKGTEAAYILARSRARLLFVTGTFLGTSYVASLRRAAGEGEGTGPLPGLPHLEQVVVLSDDAPADFRTWKDFLAGGEGVAAEEVREREAALSGSSPSDIVFTSGTTGRPKGAVITHAQTLRAYAVWSELSGLREGDRYLIVNPFFHTFGYKAGIVACLMRGATMVPQPVFNVDTVLANVASERISVLPGPPTLHQSLLDHPSRDAHDLSALRLVVTGAAVVPLRLVERLKSELKIETVLTAYGLSEASGIVTMCRRGDAPTVIASTSGRAIPDTEVRVVGPSGDPVDVGSPGEILVRGFNVMQGYFEDTEATAAVLGTDGWLRTGDVGVLDAAGNLRITDRIKDMFIVGGFNAYPAEIEQLLGLHPDVADIAVIGVPDGRLGEVGKAYVVRRPGSVATGDDLIAWSRREMANYKVPRVVEFVGELPRNASGKVVKGELRGR